A single genomic interval of Alteromonas sp. CI.11.F.A3 harbors:
- the rsgA gene encoding small ribosomal subunit biogenesis GTPase RsgA, with protein sequence MAKKPKLTHRQKRQVAANRSKRLQDKHGGNKQSSLDESQLISGVVTGRFGKHADVEDAEGNVSRCHIRRTVDSVVCGDKVLFSKGDDADSGSVRGVIEIVNDRHSVLTRPDFYDGIKPIAANIDKIIVVSATLPSLSTHIIDRYLVACEDIGITPFIVLNKVELLSQSERETINEQLKVYTDLGYDVLFTSCKTGEGIDELNAYLDNNVSVFVGQSGVGKSSLINQVLPGADILTGEVSDNSGLGQHTTTAAKLLHLPAGGDLIDSPGVREFGLWHIPTERITWGFIEFRDYLGGCKFRDCKHLNDPGCILREAVDEGKINAERFASYHKILTTMDEQRPSHSQPPGA encoded by the coding sequence GTGGCGAAAAAACCAAAACTTACACACAGACAGAAACGCCAAGTCGCAGCCAATAGAAGTAAACGGTTGCAAGATAAGCATGGTGGCAATAAGCAATCATCGCTAGATGAAAGCCAATTGATAAGCGGCGTTGTGACCGGTCGCTTTGGTAAACATGCCGATGTTGAAGACGCCGAGGGCAATGTGTCACGGTGTCATATCCGCCGTACCGTTGATTCTGTGGTATGTGGCGATAAAGTACTTTTCAGTAAAGGCGACGATGCCGACTCTGGTAGTGTACGTGGTGTTATTGAAATTGTTAACGACCGCCATTCAGTGCTTACCCGCCCCGATTTTTACGATGGTATAAAGCCCATCGCCGCTAATATCGATAAAATTATTGTGGTAAGCGCTACCCTGCCTTCATTATCTACGCACATTATCGACCGCTATTTAGTAGCCTGTGAAGATATTGGTATTACGCCCTTTATTGTTTTAAACAAAGTAGAGCTCCTTTCACAAAGTGAAAGAGAAACCATTAATGAGCAATTAAAGGTTTATACCGACTTAGGTTATGACGTGCTTTTCACCAGTTGTAAGACCGGTGAGGGTATTGATGAGCTTAATGCCTACCTTGATAACAATGTTAGTGTTTTCGTAGGGCAATCGGGTGTAGGAAAATCCAGCTTAATCAACCAAGTTTTGCCTGGTGCCGACATTCTCACCGGTGAAGTATCAGATAACTCAGGCTTAGGCCAACACACCACGACCGCAGCCAAGCTTCTGCATTTACCGGCTGGCGGTGATTTAATTGACTCTCCAGGGGTTCGTGAATTCGGCTTGTGGCACATTCCCACCGAACGAATTACGTGGGGTTTTATTGAATTCAGAGATTACTTAGGCGGGTGTAAATTCCGTGACTGTAAACACCTTAACGATCCTGGCTGTATTCTTCGGGAAGCGGTTGATGAAGGAAAGATTAATGCCGAGCGTTTTGCTAGCTACCACAAAATATTAACTACCATGGACGAGCAGCGTCCGAGCCACAGTCAACCACCTGGCGCATAA
- the asd gene encoding archaetidylserine decarboxylase (Phosphatidylserine decarboxylase is synthesized as a single chain precursor. Generation of the pyruvoyl active site from a Ser is coupled to cleavage of a Gly-Ser bond between the larger (beta) and smaller (alpha chains). It is an integral membrane protein.) has protein sequence MLDWLKINLQYITPKHLLSRLVGKLAAAELGGFTTFLIKLFIKQYNVDMSEALHSDPAHYRSFNAFFTRPLKPEVRTVDPREEVLIQAVDGTVSQFGDIEADSIFQAKGHDFSLTSLLGGKPDLAAPFKDGKFATIYLAPRDYHRIHMPVEGTLTDMVYVPGELFSVNPLTAQNIPSLFARNERVVALFDTPVGKMAMVLVGATIVASIETVWAGTVSPPTGKNVQHWAYEKDTEASVHLEKGDELGRFKLGSTIVVCFEKDMIDFDALAPGQVTRLGEPMAFVANASVNTDASADLGTQATTS, from the coding sequence GTGCTGGACTGGCTTAAAATAAACTTACAATACATTACCCCTAAACATTTGTTGTCACGCCTAGTAGGCAAATTAGCGGCAGCAGAGCTTGGTGGTTTCACTACGTTTCTTATCAAGCTTTTCATCAAGCAATATAATGTTGATATGAGCGAGGCCTTACATTCAGATCCTGCCCATTATCGCAGTTTCAATGCCTTCTTCACTCGCCCATTGAAACCAGAAGTTCGCACTGTTGACCCACGAGAAGAGGTGTTAATTCAAGCGGTCGATGGCACGGTAAGTCAATTTGGCGACATTGAAGCTGACAGTATATTTCAAGCTAAAGGGCACGATTTTAGCCTTACCAGCCTATTAGGCGGAAAGCCAGATTTAGCGGCGCCGTTTAAAGACGGAAAATTTGCCACCATTTATTTAGCCCCACGAGACTACCATCGCATTCATATGCCGGTAGAGGGTACGCTGACCGACATGGTGTATGTGCCTGGTGAGTTATTCTCAGTAAACCCACTTACCGCTCAAAACATCCCAAGCTTGTTTGCCCGCAACGAGCGTGTTGTCGCGTTATTTGATACCCCTGTAGGCAAAATGGCGATGGTATTGGTTGGTGCTACGATTGTGGCCAGTATAGAAACCGTTTGGGCAGGCACTGTATCGCCACCTACCGGTAAAAATGTTCAACACTGGGCTTACGAAAAAGATACCGAAGCGAGCGTACACCTTGAGAAGGGCGATGAGCTAGGTCGCTTTAAGTTGGGCTCGACCATTGTGGTATGTTTTGAAAAAGACATGATTGATTTTGATGCATTAGCACCTGGGCAAGTAACCCGTTTAGGTGAACCTATGGCTTTTGTTGCGAACGCTTCAGTCAATACTGATGCAAGCGCTGATTTAGGCACGCAAGCGACAACAAGCTAG
- a CDS encoding DMT family transporter — translation MNAVKRSLISLHFTVVLLGGTALFSHLVPLSASDITLMRSVFACIALFLFLKFSSENLTLASRKDYLIAIGLGILMALHWVTYFAAMQYSSVSVGMIALFTFPVITVLIEPFFEKVSLVWQDIVSALTVIAGVYFIVPETSLDNDITLGVLIGVGSAVLYAFRNLIHRKHFKQYSGAKAMAWQTLVIAIFLLPTGSNEIADAPMSAWLMLLLLGTVFTALPHALIAASLRHLRAKTFSLIACMQPFYGVILAVLLLDENPSGSTLLGGILITSASIYETLNTHKLHGKSDKDSD, via the coding sequence ATGAATGCAGTAAAACGAAGCTTGATATCACTACACTTTACCGTTGTTCTATTGGGCGGTACCGCACTTTTTTCACACTTAGTGCCCCTCAGTGCCAGTGATATCACGCTAATGCGCTCGGTATTTGCCTGTATCGCATTGTTCCTCTTCCTTAAGTTTTCTAGCGAAAACTTGACGCTGGCAAGTCGTAAAGATTATCTGATAGCGATAGGGCTAGGTATTTTGATGGCCCTTCATTGGGTAACCTACTTTGCGGCGATGCAATACTCTAGTGTTTCGGTAGGTATGATTGCGCTATTCACTTTCCCGGTGATTACCGTACTGATAGAGCCATTCTTTGAAAAAGTAAGCTTGGTATGGCAAGACATAGTATCTGCGCTAACGGTTATTGCAGGTGTATATTTTATTGTGCCTGAAACGTCGCTGGATAATGACATTACCTTAGGCGTACTTATTGGCGTAGGCTCTGCGGTGCTTTATGCGTTCAGAAACCTTATTCACCGAAAACACTTCAAACAATACAGTGGCGCTAAAGCCATGGCGTGGCAAACTTTAGTCATTGCTATTTTTTTGCTTCCTACTGGTAGTAATGAAATTGCAGATGCCCCGATGAGTGCATGGTTAATGCTACTGTTATTAGGGACTGTCTTTACCGCGTTGCCACACGCTTTAATTGCAGCAAGTTTACGTCATTTGCGAGCAAAGACCTTTTCACTTATTGCCTGTATGCAGCCTTTCTACGGGGTTATTCTTGCCGTATTACTGTTAGATGAAAACCCCAGTGGCAGCACACTATTGGGCGGCATTCTTATTACTTCTGCCTCTATTTACGAAACGCTCAATACCCATAAACTGCATGGCAAGTCCGACAAGGACAGTGACTAA
- a CDS encoding glycerophosphodiester phosphodiesterase: MLIIAHRGASTLAPENTLKAFILAFKQQSDGIEFDTYQHDDAIVVFHDKTLGRTTNGSGLLLQTPLAELKQLDAGEGEVIPTLEEVLTTLPDGALCNIEVKHLHNAETWVQDVKQAVEDAQINPNTLLVSSFNHHWLAAISALWPQVAIGALTATYALDATHCARQLKAKSINIALDVVNADFVNTAKQAGLDVYVYTVDEPEDMLQLKLWGVTGIFTNVPNIAKRVLN, from the coding sequence ATGCTTATTATTGCCCACAGAGGTGCGAGTACGCTTGCACCTGAAAACACTCTTAAAGCATTCATACTAGCCTTCAAGCAACAATCAGATGGAATAGAGTTCGACACCTACCAGCATGATGATGCCATTGTGGTGTTTCATGATAAAACCCTAGGGCGCACTACAAACGGTTCAGGGTTGTTATTACAAACCCCACTGGCAGAGTTAAAGCAGCTAGACGCCGGAGAAGGTGAAGTTATCCCTACCTTGGAAGAGGTGCTAACTACCTTGCCTGATGGAGCGCTTTGCAATATTGAAGTAAAACACTTACATAATGCCGAAACCTGGGTGCAAGATGTAAAACAGGCCGTGGAAGATGCACAAATAAATCCGAATACGTTGCTTGTTTCTTCGTTTAATCATCATTGGTTAGCCGCGATAAGTGCATTATGGCCACAGGTGGCTATTGGCGCATTAACCGCTACCTACGCGCTTGATGCTACGCACTGCGCCCGCCAGCTTAAAGCGAAATCTATTAACATTGCATTAGATGTGGTGAATGCTGATTTTGTGAATACGGCGAAACAGGCAGGATTGGATGTGTATGTTTATACGGTGGATGAACCTGAAGATATGCTTCAGTTGAAGCTGTGGGGTGTAACCGGTATTTTTACCAACGTACCCAACATAGCAAAACGAGTTCTTAATTAA
- a CDS encoding MerC domain-containing protein yields MNPVEDNPTKLDRLGIWVSSLCALHCLALPVVVPLLPLIGSSFFAQIWFERTILTISLIIGAVALIGGATRYHGRYYPLALLFTGGAIYWNKNMFGEAYEPFTIAVGALLIVAGHWINMRLCRQCKCCKETVFSNHLSTEIE; encoded by the coding sequence ATGAATCCGGTAGAAGACAATCCAACAAAATTAGACAGACTTGGCATTTGGGTGTCGAGCTTGTGTGCGTTGCATTGCCTAGCGCTGCCTGTTGTTGTGCCTTTATTACCCCTTATTGGCTCTTCGTTTTTTGCACAAATTTGGTTTGAACGAACCATATTAACTATTTCGTTAATTATTGGTGCGGTTGCACTTATCGGCGGGGCCACTCGCTATCACGGTCGTTATTATCCGTTGGCGTTACTGTTTACCGGTGGTGCAATTTACTGGAACAAGAATATGTTTGGTGAAGCCTACGAGCCGTTCACCATTGCTGTGGGTGCTTTACTTATTGTGGCAGGGCATTGGATTAACATGCGTTTGTGTCGTCAATGTAAGTGCTGTAAAGAAACGGTATTTTCTAATCACTTATCTACCGAAATAGAATAG
- a CDS encoding divergent polysaccharide deacetylase family protein yields the protein MTSFTSHAAGSATIPVKPRVIIILDDLGYRKSDMAAFALPSEVTFSILPQTPLAQTISRKAEQQGRAVMLHMPMQSTSGKAMGPLGLSTDMYPAAITHTLRAALKSVPNAVGVNNHMGSAFTVKEPAMQTIMEEIKRQGLFFVDSRTSVNTTAQQVADRVGVPNASRQVFLDNDRSVASLNKQFEYTKRLAKRNGTVVVIAHPYPETITFLAHTLPNLANEGIALASVNDYFEGVANTSNGVSNSTLAKEAYRKPLSEAQAAAPNE from the coding sequence ATGACGAGTTTTACGAGTCATGCTGCTGGGTCAGCGACTATCCCTGTAAAGCCTCGCGTTATTATAATTCTTGATGATCTGGGATACAGAAAATCAGATATGGCGGCCTTTGCGCTTCCTAGTGAAGTTACCTTTTCCATCTTACCGCAAACCCCTCTTGCACAAACTATTTCACGTAAAGCCGAGCAGCAAGGCCGTGCGGTCATGTTACACATGCCAATGCAATCAACCAGTGGCAAAGCCATGGGCCCCTTAGGTTTATCCACCGATATGTATCCTGCTGCCATTACTCATACGCTAAGAGCTGCACTTAAAAGTGTGCCAAATGCGGTGGGGGTTAATAATCACATGGGCAGTGCATTTACGGTTAAAGAACCCGCCATGCAAACCATTATGGAAGAGATAAAGCGCCAAGGGCTTTTCTTTGTCGATAGTAGAACGAGTGTAAATACCACAGCGCAACAAGTAGCAGATAGAGTGGGGGTGCCTAACGCGAGCCGGCAGGTGTTCCTGGATAATGATCGCTCGGTAGCATCACTTAATAAGCAGTTCGAATACACAAAACGATTAGCTAAACGAAATGGCACCGTTGTGGTTATTGCACACCCCTATCCAGAAACCATTACCTTTTTAGCACACACTTTGCCTAACCTCGCTAACGAGGGAATTGCTTTGGCGTCGGTAAATGATTACTTCGAGGGAGTGGCTAATACCTCCAATGGTGTCTCTAATAGCACCTTGGCAAAAGAAGCCTATCGAAAACCGCTGTCAGAGGCTCAAGCGGCCGCGCCCAATGAATAG
- a CDS encoding murein hydrolase activator EnvC family protein → MFTQRFCSIVCFLAAIFGLGIVSFTAAAQDVSQEKLAELQVELRARQQVLENNKASAHELEQVLKRSELEIAKVAKALAQNKQQLNSVLAEEEALVEEQEGLKEAIRQQQSLLSSQLKSAFMAGHYDYAKMLFYQEDARNFERVITYYQYLAKARQQEITRFRDNVARLEAVTEELAEKAESLLALRKTQESQRGVLLTRQDDRKQTLAKLNKTIASESGRIATMQANEKALLDAIEAARIAAERAAARAKVSLDGLAKLKGKLLVPVEGHIRKLFGNRRQGQVRWKGIIIDGSEGEAVKSVASGKVLYADWLRGFGLVAIVDHGDGYMSVYGHNQALLKQAGDDILSGESIALVGRSGGQDYPNLYFEIRHKGKALNPTAWFN, encoded by the coding sequence ATGTTTACTCAACGCTTTTGCTCAATTGTATGTTTTCTGGCTGCCATATTCGGCTTGGGCATAGTCTCATTTACCGCGGCTGCGCAAGATGTTAGCCAAGAGAAGCTGGCAGAATTGCAAGTTGAATTAAGAGCGCGTCAGCAGGTTTTAGAAAATAACAAAGCTAGCGCACATGAACTTGAGCAAGTACTCAAGCGCTCAGAGCTTGAAATAGCGAAAGTGGCGAAAGCCTTGGCGCAAAACAAACAGCAATTAAATAGTGTGTTAGCGGAAGAAGAAGCGCTTGTTGAAGAGCAAGAAGGCTTAAAAGAAGCCATTCGCCAGCAACAGTCCTTACTTTCAAGTCAGTTGAAAAGTGCCTTTATGGCAGGGCATTACGACTACGCTAAAATGCTGTTCTATCAAGAAGATGCCCGTAATTTCGAACGGGTCATTACGTACTATCAGTATTTAGCCAAAGCCCGTCAGCAAGAAATCACTCGATTCAGAGACAACGTAGCTCGCCTTGAAGCGGTAACCGAAGAACTGGCTGAAAAAGCGGAATCTCTGCTCGCCCTTCGCAAGACACAAGAAAGTCAGCGCGGGGTATTGTTAACTCGCCAAGACGATAGAAAGCAAACGTTAGCCAAACTTAATAAAACCATCGCCAGTGAAAGCGGACGAATTGCCACCATGCAGGCAAATGAAAAAGCGTTACTAGACGCTATTGAAGCCGCCCGTATTGCTGCCGAGCGCGCTGCGGCTCGAGCCAAGGTATCGCTTGATGGGTTGGCCAAATTAAAGGGCAAGTTGCTAGTGCCTGTTGAAGGTCACATTCGTAAACTCTTTGGCAACCGTAGGCAAGGGCAAGTGCGCTGGAAAGGTATTATTATTGATGGTTCTGAAGGCGAGGCGGTAAAAAGCGTGGCATCGGGCAAGGTACTTTATGCTGACTGGCTTCGCGGGTTTGGTTTAGTGGCCATTGTCGACCATGGCGATGGTTATATGAGTGTTTACGGGCACAACCAAGCGTTGTTGAAACAAGCTGGCGACGATATTCTTTCTGGTGAAAGTATTGCTTTGGTAGGAAGAAGCGGCGGACAAGATTACCCTAATTTGTATTTTGAAATACGTCATAAGGGAAAAGCGCTAAACCCCACCGCTTGGTTTAATTGA
- a CDS encoding rhodanese-like domain-containing protein, whose product MDQLIAFASDNIVLAGVWVALVGMLVFSYISTFTSSIKEVNTHEATLLMNKDDAVVFDTRAAKDFKAGHILGAKQIKPEELREKNFAKLENSKDKPIIVVCAMGNQARGTAGAMSKAGFTNVKVLKGGMNAWQSASLPISK is encoded by the coding sequence ATGGATCAGCTAATAGCGTTTGCCAGCGATAATATTGTACTTGCTGGTGTATGGGTTGCTTTGGTGGGCATGTTGGTGTTTAGCTACATTTCAACGTTTACCTCTTCAATCAAAGAAGTAAATACACACGAAGCCACTTTATTAATGAATAAAGACGATGCGGTTGTCTTCGATACTCGTGCGGCTAAAGACTTTAAAGCGGGGCACATTTTAGGTGCTAAGCAAATAAAACCAGAAGAATTGCGCGAGAAAAACTTCGCTAAGCTTGAAAACAGCAAAGATAAACCCATTATCGTTGTATGCGCCATGGGCAATCAAGCTCGTGGTACAGCTGGTGCGATGTCAAAAGCGGGTTTCACTAATGTGAAAGTGCTTAAAGGCGGCATGAACGCGTGGCAAAGTGCAAGTTTACCGATTTCAAAATAA
- the grxC gene encoding glutaredoxin 3 yields MSKVEIYTKGHCPYCHRAKALLAQKGVEFQEYPIDVQPELRDVMIERANGGWTVPQIFIDDKHVGGCDEMMALEAQQKLNPMLGLA; encoded by the coding sequence GTGAGTAAAGTAGAGATTTACACCAAGGGCCATTGCCCATACTGCCATCGTGCTAAAGCACTTCTCGCACAGAAAGGTGTTGAGTTTCAAGAGTACCCTATTGATGTTCAGCCAGAATTGCGTGACGTAATGATTGAGCGCGCCAATGGCGGTTGGACAGTGCCTCAAATTTTCATCGACGATAAGCACGTAGGTGGCTGTGATGAAATGATGGCACTAGAAGCACAGCAAAAACTAAATCCTATGCTTGGGTTAGCATAA
- the secB gene encoding protein-export chaperone SecB yields the protein MADDNQTTNGAAAGDQAQAPQFNIQRIFTKDISFESPNAPAIFTKEWKPEIKLDIDTSTNKLDENVYEVVLSVTVTATLGEETAFLCEVQQAGIFAIGEMPDQNKAHTLGSFCPNMLFPYARETISNLVNRGTFPPLNLAPVNFDAIFAAYVQKRAQQAQGEAPKMDA from the coding sequence ATGGCTGACGATAATCAGACTACCAATGGCGCCGCAGCAGGCGACCAAGCGCAAGCCCCTCAATTCAACATTCAGCGTATCTTCACTAAAGATATCTCTTTTGAATCGCCAAATGCGCCGGCTATTTTTACTAAAGAGTGGAAGCCAGAAATTAAGCTAGATATTGACACCAGCACAAACAAGCTAGACGAAAACGTTTACGAAGTTGTGTTGTCAGTAACCGTTACCGCTACCCTTGGCGAAGAAACTGCCTTCTTGTGTGAAGTTCAGCAAGCCGGTATTTTTGCTATTGGCGAAATGCCAGATCAGAACAAAGCGCATACGCTAGGTTCATTCTGCCCGAACATGCTTTTCCCGTATGCTCGTGAAACAATTTCAAACCTTGTTAACCGTGGAACTTTCCCTCCACTGAACTTAGCGCCAGTTAATTTCGACGCTATCTTCGCTGCTTACGTTCAAAAGCGTGCACAGCAAGCACAAGGCGAAGCGCCTAAGATGGACGCGTAA
- the gpsA gene encoding NAD(P)H-dependent glycerol-3-phosphate dehydrogenase, with amino-acid sequence MNPNSVSVLGAGSYGTALAFCLARNDNPTLLWGRDEKHMEALASSRENARYLPGATFPDALNVDANLETVIAASQDILVVVPSHGFAAMLQSIKPLLQPTHRIIWATKGLEPKTGRLLREVAEEILGTAYPLAVLSGPTFAKEMVAGLPTAISLSSTDETFADEFAAKLHCAKSFRVYKNPDFTGVQLGGAVKNVIAIGAGLADGLGFGANARTALITRGLAELTRLGVKLGAQPETFMGMAGLGDLVLTCTDNQSRNRRFGLALGQGKSVDTAIEEIGQVVEGYRNTEEVHVLSHKVGVEMPICEQIYAVLYHGKSPKEAALTLLGRDLKNEG; translated from the coding sequence ATGAACCCGAATTCGGTTTCAGTACTAGGGGCGGGGTCTTATGGCACCGCCCTTGCTTTTTGTTTAGCCAGAAACGACAACCCTACCTTGTTGTGGGGCCGCGACGAAAAGCACATGGAGGCACTGGCTTCAAGCAGAGAAAACGCTCGCTATTTGCCAGGCGCTACCTTTCCTGATGCGCTTAATGTAGATGCCAATTTAGAAACGGTTATTGCCGCTAGCCAAGATATTCTTGTCGTCGTGCCAAGCCATGGCTTTGCTGCAATGCTTCAAAGCATTAAGCCTTTGTTGCAGCCTACCCATAGAATAATCTGGGCAACCAAAGGGCTTGAACCTAAGACAGGTCGATTGCTGCGAGAAGTGGCAGAAGAAATTCTGGGAACGGCTTATCCGCTAGCCGTGTTATCAGGCCCCACGTTTGCGAAAGAAATGGTGGCTGGCTTGCCTACGGCTATCTCGTTATCATCCACTGACGAAACCTTTGCTGACGAATTTGCTGCTAAGCTGCATTGTGCGAAATCGTTTAGGGTATACAAAAACCCTGACTTCACCGGCGTACAATTAGGCGGTGCAGTGAAAAACGTGATTGCCATAGGCGCTGGGTTAGCCGATGGGTTAGGTTTTGGGGCCAATGCCCGTACGGCATTAATTACGCGTGGTCTTGCTGAACTTACCCGCCTTGGCGTGAAGCTTGGCGCGCAGCCAGAAACCTTTATGGGCATGGCTGGCCTTGGTGACTTAGTACTAACCTGTACTGACAATCAATCACGTAATCGTCGATTTGGCTTAGCCTTAGGGCAAGGTAAATCTGTCGACACGGCGATTGAAGAAATTGGGCAAGTGGTAGAAGGCTATCGCAACACAGAAGAAGTGCATGTGTTATCGCATAAAGTAGGTGTTGAAATGCCGATTTGCGAGCAGATTTACGCAGTACTTTATCACGGTAAATCGCCCAAAGAGGCCGCATTAACCTTACTCGGTCGCGATCTCAAAAACGAAGGCTAG
- the trmL gene encoding tRNA (uridine(34)/cytosine(34)/5-carboxymethylaminomethyluridine(34)-2'-O)-methyltransferase TrmL produces the protein MLDIVLYQPEIPPNTGNIIRLCANSGFMLHLIEPLGFEWDDKRVRRAGLDYHEFAHVKRHASLDAYIESEKPSRIFACTTKGKAFHSDAQYKKGDALLFGPETRGLPDDVINALPPEQRVRIPMLPDSRSMNLSNAVSVFVYESWRQLGYDGAR, from the coding sequence ATGTTAGACATCGTACTTTATCAGCCAGAAATTCCCCCCAATACCGGAAATATTATCCGCCTATGCGCCAATAGCGGCTTCATGTTGCATTTAATTGAGCCTCTTGGGTTTGAGTGGGACGATAAGCGTGTACGTAGGGCTGGGCTGGATTACCATGAATTTGCACACGTTAAGCGCCATGCTTCGCTAGATGCTTACATTGAAAGTGAAAAACCGAGCCGAATCTTTGCTTGTACTACCAAAGGCAAAGCATTTCACAGCGATGCACAATATAAAAAAGGCGATGCCTTATTGTTTGGGCCAGAGACCAGAGGCTTACCCGACGATGTGATTAATGCGCTTCCGCCTGAACAGCGAGTACGTATTCCCATGCTACCCGACAGCAGAAGTATGAATTTATCGAATGCGGTATCGGTGTTTGTGTATGAAAGCTGGCGTCAGTTAGGTTACGACGGCGCACGCTAG
- a CDS encoding alpha/beta fold hydrolase — protein sequence MSWTFTSEQDLASTFATAINPFWQTSVTLGEFVGKDNIDVRYAWCIPENPRSTVVISSGRIESYLKYKELIFDLYQNGFAVFILDHRGQGLSGRMTHDPQHGYVADFADYVDDLITFVNDIVIPRQQGELQLLCHSMGGAIGALALLKDPNLFDKAVLASPMFGIKPALPNWLANSLINVGLSINKMKKRESGYFFGQTPYIAFPYALNKLTHSKSRYSLFRQLYDEERQIQLGGVTTEWLRAAQAAMNTIELNAADITTRSLILSADGDSIIENKRQRRVAAKFPNAEVEIIPVAYHEVLTESDDIRDAALSTVFDFLSA from the coding sequence ATGAGCTGGACGTTTACGTCAGAGCAAGACTTAGCTTCAACGTTTGCCACTGCAATAAATCCTTTTTGGCAAACTTCTGTCACCCTTGGCGAATTTGTTGGTAAAGATAACATTGATGTGCGCTACGCATGGTGCATACCTGAAAACCCCAGGTCCACGGTGGTGATAAGTTCTGGGCGTATCGAGTCTTACTTAAAATACAAAGAGCTCATTTTCGATTTGTACCAAAATGGCTTTGCAGTGTTCATTCTTGATCACCGCGGTCAAGGGTTATCGGGCCGTATGACTCACGATCCTCAACATGGATACGTGGCGGATTTCGCCGATTATGTGGATGATTTAATTACCTTCGTGAATGATATTGTAATTCCACGCCAACAGGGCGAGTTGCAGTTACTTTGCCATTCTATGGGCGGCGCAATTGGCGCACTAGCCCTATTAAAAGACCCTAATTTGTTCGACAAAGCCGTACTTGCATCCCCCATGTTTGGTATCAAACCGGCGCTACCCAATTGGTTGGCTAATAGCCTTATAAATGTAGGGCTTAGTATTAATAAAATGAAAAAGCGTGAGTCGGGTTATTTCTTCGGGCAAACGCCTTATATTGCATTTCCTTATGCCCTAAATAAGCTTACGCATAGTAAAAGTCGCTACAGCTTATTCCGTCAACTTTATGATGAAGAACGCCAAATTCAACTTGGTGGCGTGACAACTGAATGGTTACGAGCAGCGCAAGCCGCGATGAATACCATTGAACTCAATGCGGCCGATATTACTACGCGCTCGTTAATCTTAAGTGCAGATGGCGACAGTATTATTGAGAATAAACGCCAACGTCGCGTGGCGGCTAAATTCCCCAATGCTGAGGTAGAAATTATTCCTGTGGCGTATCACGAAGTACTTACCGAATCAGACGATATTCGTGACGCTGCACTTTCTACTGTATTTGATTTTCTAAGCGCGTAA